TGTTGCGCCGCAGgctagaaggttcgaatccacctaCGATCGGGTAAAGTGCCCACCGATAGCAAAGGCACGAGGAATCGCTCGactcgaaaaataaaataacccccgccttttttattgttgttattatgacaaatttcataaaaaggcGACCCTTTGGCGTcacatcgcactgactctgcaggatcattggAGTTTGGGGAGTTGCATTTGAATGGCAACTACCCCGAGTTCCGTACATCAACGCCCCTCCAAGACCACGGAGCAAGCCCCGTCGGCCAAAGTAGAGGTCGtcttcatcggcaactcggacaCGGGCTTGAACCCATGTCCAGCGGAACACCTCCCCcgcgtcattgtcagtgcgccacacCGGCCGCCGAAGTTGTCGTGCTaatctctaatacttatctctcgagtgttgcaatttttttttttttttataagttcagctttttgtgaaataaattacCGGATTACGTCTCTGTACTCGTgatggtgcggtggcgcaccTGGTTAGGCGCACGAGTGTTGCGCCGCAGgctagaaggttcgaatccacctaCGATCGGGTAAAGTGCCCACCGATAGCAAAGGCACGAGGAATCGCTCGactcgaaaaataaaataacccccgccttttttattgttgttattatgacaaatttcataaaaaggcGACCCTTTGGCGTcacatcgcactgactctgcaggatcatCGGAGTTTGGGGAGTTGCATTTGAATGGCAACTACCCCGAATTCCGTACATCAACGCCCCTCCAAGACCACGGAGCAAGCCCCGTCGGCCAAAGTAGAGGTCGtcttcatcggcaactcggacacgggcttgaacccatgtccaggggaacacctcccccgcgtcattgtcagtgcgccacacCGGCCGCCGAAGTTGATGTGCTaatctctaatacttatctctcgagtgttgcaattttttttttttcacaagttcagctttttgtgaaataaataccCGGATTACATCTCTGCATTCGTgatggtgcggtggcgcaccCGGTTAGGCGCGCGAATGTTGCGCCGTAGGCTggaaggttcgaatccacccACGCTCGTGTAAAGTGCCCACCGATAGCAAAGTCACGAGGAATTGCTTGACTcgaaaaatgaattaaatcccgtcttttattgttgttattatgacaaatttcataaaaggCGACCCTCTGGCGTcacatcgcactgactctgcgGGATCATTGGAGTTTGGGGAGTTGCATTTGAATGGCAACTACCCCGAGTTCCGTACATCGACGCCCCTCCAAGGCCACGGAGCAAGCCCCGTCGGCCAAAGTAGGAGTCGtcttcatcggcaactcggacacgggcttgaacccatgtccaggggaacacctcccccgcgtcattgtcagtgcgccacacCGGCCGCCGAAGTTGATGTGCTaatctctaatacttatctctcgagtgttgcaattttattgtattttttcttaAAGTTCAGTTTTTTGTGAAATAAGTATCCGGATTACATCTCTGTATTCGagatggtgcggtggcgcaTCCGGGTAAGCGCGTGAATGTTGCGCCGCAGGCttgaaggttcgaatccacctaCGATCGGGTAAATTTCCCACCGATAGCAAAAGCACGAGGAGTCGCTCGActcgaaaaatgaaataacaccgcctttttattgttgttattatgacaaatttcataaaaaggcGACCCTCTGGCGTcacatcgcactgactctgTAGGATCATTGGAGTTTGGGGAGTTGCATTTGAATGGCAACTACCCCGAGTTCCGTACATCAACGCCTCTCCAAGACCACGGAGCAAGCCCCGTCGGCCAAAGTAGAGGTCGtcttcatcggcaactcggacatgggcttgaacccatgtccagggaacacctcccccgcgtcattgtcagtgcgccacacCAGCCGCCGAAGTTAATGTTCTaatctctaatacttatctctcgacTACTCCAAAACAACTAAGAAAAAGAGAGTGCACGGGCTGGTATTGAACTCGAACCGCAGGCCCACCTCGCTGGCGACGCACTATCCGCGCCATACCGGCCGCGCGAACATACCTTCTaatctctaatacttatctctcgattACCCCAAGAACTGAAAATAAGACAACGTATGGGACCGGCATTGAACTCTGGTATCAAACTCGAACTTCGGGATTAGATAGCTGGCTACTGATTAACTTTGCCACATCGGCCAACGAAGAACGCGCTCAATTTTCTAATACTTATCCCCTGACTACTCcaaaacaactaaaaaaaatcGCACACGGCTGGTATTTAACTCGAACGATGGGTTTTCGCATCTGGCGACGGATTGTCCGCACCACACCGTCGGCAGGTTATCTCGCTCACATTTCCAATACTTGTATCCTGATTATACTTTAAATCAACTAAAATAAGAGCGCGTGGGTCTGGTATTGAACTCGAACAGCAAGATCAGTTCACGATCGACGAACCGCCTGAGCCACGCCGGATCGCGATGGTATGCGTCTTTGTTGATCTACTTGCTTCTATCATTTCAACACTTCACGTAATAGCTTCATGTAATATTCTAATTGGCTTAGATTCAACCAATcacaaaattgcaaaatcacGTGACATGCGCGTTGCCTTAACGGACATGCAGTTGCCATGCGCggaaatttcatgtttttgagCGTTGCCAGATTGCTAGAATccgttttcaaaaatatctggcaACAGTCGGTTTTCAAGAAATCTTGCGCATGGCAAGTAGATGGCCGGTAATCTACTGCGCAAGTTGAGAAATTTTGAATTAGCCAATCAGATTCAAGTATTTTCTTGCGCATGGCAAATAGTTGGTAGATGAACTTCCGGTTATGATGTCCGTCTGCGCATGGCAAGAAGGTGGCAGGTGCCATTCTGCGCCGACCACGTGACCTGGGATTCGAGATATGATTGGCTGCCATTTTGACATCGTAGAATCCAGACAAGATTCTTACCTTGCCCTATTTATCAAGGATATTTCTGTTCTATTCTCAAAATGGCGCCATTATCCACGTGACTTGGGATTCGAGATATGATTGGCTGCAATTTTGACATCGTAGAATCTAGACAAGATTCTTACCTTGCCCTATTTATCAAGGATATTTCTGTTCTGTTCTCAAAATGTCGCCATTATGCAGCTCAACTTTACTAAGTGAAGTTAATTTCTGAATTGTGCGCTTCATAACTCATTTTCTCTATGATGAGCCGTCTCAACAACATTCGTAGGGCGGTTAGTGTAACTAAAGGTCGTTAGCGCTTTTGTCCTCAAATTCGTAGCTGATAAAAGTTATTATTCCCCCTATCCGACAGGGACGCTCGAGGTCGTGGTTTGCTTGATGATTAGGCCGTCATATCGTctctcctctcccccgggaGAAATACGAAAATGCCACCGTACCTTATAATTTTTTAACACcaaaaattatctgaaatagCATAATTTAATACCCGAATGcaaattttatacaaataattgtgaaaaacgagcaaaatgacaaaaaatcatgcaaaaataattcaatcGTGATGTGATAATAAAACATTGCCACAAGAATTATAGGCACTCTAGGGtgaagaaaatatttgagattaaTTAAGGGGGGGTTGAAATTTCTAATATCCCAGTTAGGGTATTTCGCcgatgttttcaaaatatagaaaatatagagtttaataagaaaatttctatgtatgatacaaaaatgccttttttccaCATtccaaaaatgccatggcaggGGAAGGCACGGAGTTTGTGAGTTGGAGCCGGGTGTGGATTCTTTTGGCTCCACATGAGCCCTAACTTTGCTAAGATATGAACTTATTCTACTTGTGTGAGAATTTCCATTACCGTTGAATGCGAGTTGGAGGCAACATTTTATCTTTGACTGCACCAGGGCATACACATAGCCAGGTAATAGCCGAGGAGAGAGGGgagtctgaaatttttattttcctgGTTAGATCTCCCGCCGAAATATGCCATAGTCTTTAGGGTCTAATGAGCGTTTCAAACTACGAAAAACTAaagatttttttacattttaaaaggaaAGGAGCTAACAAGCCCAACATGAGCCCGAACTTTGTTGAGAGATGAACCTATTACCGAATGAGTGCACGCAAGCTTtaagaaaaatataacaaagaAAAGAATGAAGACTGAACAtataaacagagaaaaacatAATGATAAAGAGTCCAGTAATCCGTAAGTAATATTTGACATTGATAAATactttttttaacaaatatgaatttcatttggaaaatacaatatttgaacTTTTAAAAGTTTAGAGAAACACAACATATGATTTTTAAATTACTTGCACTGTTAAACTGACCAACATCTGATGAAATCTGATATGATAAACAACTTTTTATAAGAAGAATTTCATTTGGAAAAAATTCGGTATCTTCAATGGTAATAAAAGAAGTCAAATTTGTGCAAACAATTGCAATTAATTCTAGTTCTGGAAATTCCACAATTGGATCACATCTATTACATTCATTACACCCATGATGTTCACATTTTACAGTTTAAAATACATCAAAAACAAGCACAAGGTCATACTCTTTCTTCGAGATTCAAGAGTACCAACTGAGTCGTTGTTATCCCTGTATTCAATTCTCTTTAAACAATATTAAACAATTAAAGAACGCTCTAGGCTAGTATACGCAAATGattctttgtttttgaaatttgatttcattttagAGTTTGGCGTGGGAGTTGAAAGTAAATTTTCCTCAAGACCCAAGGCCCTGCTAGCAAAGTAGTAGTCATAAAATCAAACTCACAAGCATTAAGTTCTCAGCAAACTTTCAAAGAAGGACTAACTTATATATATAAGACTATCAAAGTTAGCTAACATACTTATATGattgtttcaaaaatttatttctttagAGTTCGGGACTGGAGTCTAAACTTTTCACACAACCCAAAATTGATTGTAAATTTTGTCTTCAAGGCCAATGTTGCGCCAATGTTGCGAAAAAATACTTTcctcatttttcattttctgtagACTGAATAAATCTATCATTTTCCAGTTGTTTCAGCGCTTTCAGTgcaatttctttcaatttcttcttgtTTTCATCCTCTGACTTTGAGTGTACGATCAAGATTTCAAGTATATTGCTGAAAAAGGATGAAAAAAGAATTAAAGATAGAACTGgaacatggacttgatggtcgAGGAAgcagtaaccgaccagcggaaaagaatttacatattcatcctgggggaatggaaagctgataagacagctAAACCATgtagcgaaccacggcctctcgtccagttaccattccatgtcgggtatgggattaattggTAGGCtgtatttgttttcaaacttcATGGTGGTGGAAGCAGCAACcaaccagcgattacgtgaatcaccctacggcatcgaggagtccagcaatcctctcgcacataaccatccatGCATGGGATTTAAACCTGCAAAGCCaggcagagtaatcagaggtgtggtggcgagcgtattcccaacgcttagcacaatgagcTACACCGCCAACCACCCTATAACGAAAAATACAACAATCCTCTCACATTTGAATCGAACCGGGGAAGTCATACAAGGTAACCAGAGTTTTGCAATCGCCAGCTCTAAGCTCTACTTCACAAACACCAAAATATAATGATATAGGACTTTTACAGTGGGGGGTGGGGGGGATAAACAGCACTGAACGGATATCCAACAATTTAATCTAACTTTTACATTTTaatgcagaaaaaaaatttcaaccaacGTGAATGAATAAATGGAAACATACCTCTCAGCGATTTGTTCGGCAGATTTTTTGCACGCAGCCACTACATTGTGTACAATTACGCAACCTCGAACAGcaacttcaatattttcactCAAACATGTCATCGACAGATTATCGATCCAGGCTTTGGTCTGAAATGAAGATTATTCATGCATGATAAGAGAGAATTAAATAGTTTCAAAAGAGGCAAAAAGGGGAATAAAGGTTAGGAACCAATGCCATTAATGGTTCCATATGACTTGGTATCAGCTGTATAAGcgtcgctccagaagtgtgtgtacccaCATGGAGGTgagtaattttgttcgtctactttacatcaagttgtgtgaagtgactgaaacctatgagcctattcacttggctaacacagacagtctccgaacttgtgatagaactaaaataagaaaaattgaaataaattatgactcaaccctaacttggtacacacactacagtaTCGTATATTCTATTCAAACAATACCAAGGCATTTCAATgggaaaaaaaaacaatatcgCTATCGAGCAACGACACCTGTAATTGAGTCTATCATTGAGTCTATCAGTAATCAGGagaaaaaaaagtcaaacattGTTTTTAGAGCCCTACACTTTGTAATAAAAGTAGTAAAAAGTACTGATAGAACGGTCCCAAACAACCATTGTCTTCATTTTCGTAGAcaaaattaagaaatttatgttttgtttttagGGGGACACATGTAGAATATCCAGCTGCAAGCGGTCCAAATTTCCAACGTTACCTGGTCTTTAATCTTCTTACAAATTTCTTCTTTATTCGAAGTAAGAATTCCGAGAGCACCAGCTGCAGCGAGTCTCGTCTGCTCATCGTCTTCAGCGAGGAGTAAAACTAAAATTTGTAAACGATCGTGCCCCCCCTTTGCCATCATTTcttgaaactgaaaaaaaaagttgaaaaattaagttttgaaaacaaatttttatattggttTTTGGATGACGAAACATCGACCATGAACTGAAGTTCTCACGGAGACCTATTGCTCAGAGAGACCTCTTGTTGAGAACCAAGAAGACTACAGACTTTTCATGAACTCCTAGCGACTGTCTTTGTCATTTAAAGTGGAGGCTTGAAATCTATCAAACGTATAGCAGTGAGACTGTCTGTGTAAACCAAAGTTATTCAATCTGGGAGTCGCTGTAATATCTTTCTTGACACTAAATATCTTAAAACGATGACAAAAATTCATGAACACTAGTCTAGTTCTGCGATTTCTTAAACAAGTATTTTATTCGACTGTACTGGCAGAAACATTGTTGGAAAGCCACTGATCTTGAGTCTTGGTTtaagtaaaaatgaaaaacatcaaatataatttagaaaCTCACATCAGGGCTCATGCACATGTTGCACATTGTCTCTGTTGCAGCTCTTCTGATCATCTCGTGTTCTTCTAACATTTATGTTTCGATATCGTACGTCATTTTTGCATGAACAATACGGCGCCTGGAAATACAAAATGTAGGAGTTTAGTTATTTCATGAATATCATCTATAACCTGTGTATTATGTGCCTTCAGGCAGCAAAGACTTCGACCAGGTGCCATTCGCAATGAGAGTTTGTAGACTATGGAGTCATAGCtatgttttgtaaaaaaaatccaGGGTTGGTGTTTTACAATGAGACCCCCTAAAGAGGTTGATTGAAACTTTTGCCCTACTCCCCAGTTCTCAGTTCTGCCATTAGGCATAGAATAGACTCCGACCCTGGCCTCGAGTTAGCAAAGCATGCAAAAGACTTCACTCACCTATGTGTTTCATCTATCGCAGATAAGTTAGTCAAAGCCAtgaatgcttcaaaattttggaTTCCGGCACATTCTGGATGCATCAACTCTTTCAATGCTTTCACACATTCAAGAGAGTGAAAATGAAAAGAGGTAAACTTCAAATAAAAGTAATCGTATTAGTTCAATGAAAGGTTACAAGTCCTGAATGGTTAAAACCTAATCTAGAGCAGGGCTGTTTTTTAACCTGGGGAGTCAAGTATCAAATAAATTGTTATCATTTTCATTATCTAGGCCGGGGGCTTCCCCAAACTTTTAAGATCGCGACCCCTTTCCATACACTAAAATTTATCGCGACCCCCGTTCTGAAAAACGTGCCACTTTTCAGGTAATGCTATCAAAGTTGGGATTGTCATGCAAGGATGTCTTATGTTTTCTCTCAAAATCGTTCGAATTATGTTTCGCACTAGTTTCAATTATTGGGGTTCGAATAAAAAGTCTAAAGAAGTACAACAGATAAATTACtctgtgtgaaattggtgtactcgttgcgacccctaaaattcgttgcacCCCCCTGTGAGGTCATGGCCCCTAATTTGGGAAGCCCTGAACTAGGCTATCACACTCCTAAAATTATTTCCACTTACTCTTTGTCCTGGGAAAGCAATTACAGGATTCTGAGTGATAATAAGTTTAGCAATAGCTTGTGCCGCAAGACTTTTGCCTTTAGTTGTGCCTTCCTTAGCAAGAGGGAGTAATACTCTACCAGCACAATagggttaagccgtcttatctaCTTTTCTCtcacccgggataaatatgtaaatcatatctgAATGATCTCCTCTAACGGCTATACTTACAATAATAACTCTTCAATGGTTATACTGGAGGCTTTCTTGTGActgataatttcaattttcgacgAGGGATGCATTTCGGCTTTCCGCATTGCCCGAAGATATATTTTGCaagtgaaaaaattgaaaatattctgtTCCTTCCGAAAACGTACTCACTATCAAGATATCAGTGGTCAAGAGTAATTATATCTTCGAACAAAGCtacaaaataacaatataaaagaattacgATAAAAGTATCTTACTAAATAAACTAAAGTAATCGAATATTctcttttttgactttttattaTCATAGCCTATATTCTCCACTTTATCGAACttccaatattatttttgatatagtTGATCAAATCAAGATCTCGATCTAAATTTAAAAGACTACTAAGAGATAAGAGTTGCGTGTGTCCATTTATGAACTACTGGTTCGgcgatatatttatttatctaatGGCTAGCGTTTCATACTGGGAAAGATACTGATACATCGAGATTTACAATATTTTCGATAGTaataattttccaatatttaactaaaagtgaaaaattatttatttaaatatacactGCCGCTgtgctaaaatatataaacagaGTGGGCAAATAGTATGGTAACTGTTACTCTGATATTTAAAGTATAACTGCTTTTTATCAATAACCTTTTCAACAGCCAGAAGTTCCTGGATATATTTCATTCTCAGCTGTAGACATATTTTTCCTCTTATTGCGTTCTGCGGGTAAATTCATTGCGcatgaaatttataaattatcgCCTATTTCAATGGGTATGTTGAAATTTGCGTCAAATAGGCTATAAGTATAAGCCAAGTCATGTTTACTTAGTCTAATTTGAATCGAGAACCTCATTCAATCTGGCGCACTTTCCTGTATAGTTTTCAATCATACTTAAGATTATGGCATTTGGATTAAATTTAGAGTCATGTTTTCCCCTTCAAACGAACTATCGTTTCACCACTAAAGCTAGCGTAGGAGAATAAGTAAATCAATACGTCAAACTTTTGATTCTGTATATACTTTGAAGAAGGATATTGCGTAAAATTAAGTCACTATATAATATTGATCTCATTTCTCTAAAAATATAGACCGAAGATATTTTAGGAAGACATAATTGGTATAATACGAGCGTAACGTTGACGCATATCACATTTTTACGTAAAGCTGACGCAATCTATGTGTTATATAAGCATGGTCTCAAAATCTCGACGAAAAGAATGTGACACCaggatattttgtatttaaatgcAAGTGTTTACTTTTTGTCACTTCGGACCTTTGTCATTA
This genomic interval from Styela clava chromosome 15, kaStyClav1.hap1.2, whole genome shotgun sequence contains the following:
- the LOC120333699 gene encoding protein unc-45 homolog A-like, which gives rise to MLEEHEMIRRAATETMCNMCMSPDFQEMMAKGGHDRLQILVLLLAEDDEQTRLAAAGALGILTSNKEEICKKIKDQTKAWIDNLSMTCLSENIEVAVRGCVIVHNVVAACKKSAEQIAESNILEILIVHSKSEDENKKKLKEIALKALKQLENDRFIQSTENEK